In one window of Zygosaccharomyces rouxii strain CBS732 chromosome E complete sequence DNA:
- the STB4 gene encoding Stb4p (weakly similar to uniprot|P50104 Saccharomyces cerevisiae YMR019W STB4 Protein that binds Sin3p in a two-hybrid assay) has product MVQEEIRRNRLRVRKACEICKRRKVKCDGSQPCANCVKHGQECKYISGTVRRRYRRDIGNSSGASILIPSRLTPSSSTALNFNGSVNGGGSEILGNNNGVGDSDRMASLLLQLGGNGTAGIWPPVSLDSERINANTSAIRHLIKTTNSVGYNNRRSPWQSFSLDKYRFHRRYQNLLPFYLGASLMSEIPQHAVESHRLKQPRIQNYGWNMSGGHYLRHDKSSKARARARARAEGANLDPEGFFDFENPVHLSVVNKLLKFYFKEINPPMSIVHESMFWQQFNNRFLPHTNFKDSSSKLFRSMLYLILAITLRFREGFMENTEGSNEFLFTWEELSFFQRQHREEAMFKYAYSVITQLTFEWESFELIQSWLLITFYFRTCYRQTACWNALGQAINMCNGMSLYLNRFPRTHSKYDESRAWHCFWACFIMDKLISFQMGRFYQLSMPVSHMTTPGHWCDNKVDVDRNGNSNAEDDDNSIWSDASETTNDESDDSSNVEDVQEVDHNDRQENGEHPQGEDVEKSNTPQYEDDGKEDDWFHHETTQLFELAVIVQTCQKRDGEELDLEESIALRRKLDEWFEKHIQSTRIDKTWQHLYQIQPLLSYLDVRLTFETRRLFLLINQPLDTGEMIFPIDTLGLVKHCQLSVKVLSQINQKQLYFIPWWLNLSQLFTASVISIALIHSGLQTSRSLDILRRCMDIWNNLMTSHPKNPPGMLPECLWCIKMLNHMCCLRLLSSATHLENLVGTNPGDSTPNDNKFSQFGKVGEMGKAINSDDESGSLSNLPPIQSQIPSASPSIPQSQPIRVKSEPSTHIPISTTAVKSLAENQFKITPQSQPHPQPQPQPQPGLSEPILGQGSGTMNTPQASEDFTCPRMGNIPSSSITDSSGTGNKENSEAIDEGLFSYLQWFDQNFM; this is encoded by the coding sequence ATGGTACAGGAAGAAATCCGTCGAAATCGTCTCAGGGTACGCAAGGCGTGTGAAATCTGTAAAAGGCGTAAAGTTAAGTGCGATGGTAGTCAGCCGTGTGCAAATTGTGTCAAGCATGGGCAAGAGTGTAAATATATCAGTGGTACagtaagaagaaggtaTAGAAGGGATATCGGGAATAGTAGTGGTGCAAGCATATTAATACCTTCGAGGTTGACGCCTTCGTCATCGACTGCGCTGAATTTCAATGGCAGCGTAAATGGGGGCGGTAGTGAGATTTTGGGTAATAACAATGGAGTTGGAGATAGTGACAGGATGGCATCTTTACTTTTACAGTTAGGAGGGAATGGGACGGCGGGGATATGGCCGCCCGTAAGTCTTGACAGTGAAAGAATTAACGCTAATACTAGCGCCATTCGACATTTGATTAAAACGACTAATAGTGTTGGTTATAATAACAGAAGATCACCATGGCAGAGCTTTTCGCTGGATAAATACAGATTTCACAGGAGGtatcaaaatcttttaccATTTTATTTGGGAGCATCGTTAATGTCAGAGATACCACAACATGCCGTTGAATCACATAGATTGAAACAACCGCGTATACAAAATTATGGATGGAACATGTCCGGTGGACATTATTTGAGGCATGATAAGAGTTCAAAGGCCAGGGCAAGAGCACGAGCAAGAGCTGAGGGAGCTAATTTAGATCCGGAAGGTTTCTTCGATTTTGAAAATCCAGTGCATTTATCGGTTGTCAATAAGTTGCTTAAATTCTATTTCAAAGAGATCAATCCACCAATGAGTATAGTTCATGAATCGATGTTTTGGCAGCAGTTCAACAATCGCTTTTTACCCCATACGAACTTCAAAGATTCCAGTTCCAAATTATTTCGATCGATGTTATATCTGATTTTGGCCATTACCCTAAGGTTCAGAGAGGGGTTTATGGAGAATACAGAAGGATCGAATGAATTTCTATTTACGTGGGAAGAATTATcgttttttcaaagacaGCATAGGGAGGAAGCGATGTTCAAGTATGCGTATAGTGTTATTACACAATTGACATTTGAGTGGGAATCCTTTGAACTAATTCAATCGTGGTTGTTAATTACGTTTTACTTCCGTACATGTTATAGACAAACGGCATGTTGGAACGCGTTGGGTCAAGCAATCAATATGTGTAATGGGATGTCGTTATATTTGAATCGATTTCCTCGAACGCATTCAAAATATGACGAATCGAGAGCCTGGCATTGCTTTTGGGCCTGTTTTATCATGGACAAATTAATCTCCTTTCAAATGGGTAGATTCTATCAGTTATCGATGCCGGTTTCCCATATGACGACTCCTGGTCATTGGTGTGATAATAAAGTTGACGTGGATAGAAATGGTAATTCCAACGCTGAAGACGATGATAATAGCATCTGGTCAGATGCAAGTGAGACTACaaatgatgaaagtgatgatTCGAGCAATGTTGAAGATGTTCAAGAAGTAGATCACAATGATAGACAAGAAAATGGGGAGCACCCGCAGGGCGAAGAcgttgaaaaatcaaaCACACCGCAATACGAAGATGATGGAAAGGAAGATGACTGGTTCCACCATGAGACTACACAGCTGTTCGAATTGGCAGTTATCGTACAAACATGTCAAAAGCGTGATGGAGAAGAGTTAGATTTAGAGGAGTCTATTGCCTTAAGAAGAAAACTAGACGAATGGTTTGAAAAACACATTCAATCgacaagaattgataagACTTGGCAACATCTGTATCAAATTCAGCCACTTTTGTCATACTTGGATGTGAGACTAACTTTTGAAACAAGACGTCTTTTCCTATTGATCAATCAGCCTTTAGATACCGGAGAGATGATTTTCCCGATTGATACTCTAGGTCTCGTTAAACATTGTCAGTTATCGGTTAAAGTTTTATCACAAATCAACCAAAAGCAGCTTTATTTCATTCCATGGTGGCTAAATTTGTCCCAGCTTTTTACTGCAAGTGTTATTTCTATTGCGTTAATCCATTCTGGTTTACAGACATCTAGATCTCTTGACATTCTTCGTCGATGTATGGACATTTGGAACAACTTAATGACGTCGCATCCGAAGAATCCTCCGGGAATGTTACCAGAATGTCTTTGGTGCATAAAAATGTTGAATCACATGTGTTGCCTGCGGCTATTAAGTTCTGCTACACATCTAGAGAATTTGGTAGGGACAAATCCTGGAGATTCGACAccaaatgataataagTTTTCACAATTTGGTAAAGTTGGCGAAATGGGGAAAGCCATCAattcagatgatgaatccGGATCTCTCAGtaatttaccaccaatacAATCACAAATTCCTTCTGCGTCCCCTTCTATCCCTCAATCTCAACCAATTAGAGTGAAAAGCGAACCAAGTACACACATTCCAATATCTACAACGGCAGTCAAGTCATTGGCAGAAAATCAATTCAAGATTACACCGCAATCGCAGCCACATCCACAGCCGCAACCACAGCCGCAGCCAGGTTTGAGCGAACCGATTTTAGGCCAAGGGTCTGGGACGATGAATACGCCACAAGCTTCAGAGGATTTTACGTGTCCAAGGATGGGCAATATTCCATCATCCTCAATCACAGATAGTAGCGGTACTGGTAATAAGGAAAATAGTGAAGCGATTGACGAGGGACTTTTCTCATATTTGCAATGgtttgatcaaaatttcatgtaA
- the PRI2 gene encoding DNA primase subunit PRI2 (highly similar to uniprot|P20457 Saccharomyces cerevisiae YKL045W PRI2 Subunit of DNA primase which is required for DNA synthesis and double-strand break repair) has translation MCRIISTLGELHQSLNLINHSSRQIKMFRQNKKRISSRRHFSDDNSGSQFIMGQPGSEAERRLYDKIYESKLSFYELPPQGEITLDQFEIWAIDRLKVLLELESCVARNKTAKETETIVKPLLQKLLPFNTDSLEDKKKDYYSHFILRLCFCRTKDLRDKFLRAETLLFKLRFNMLTSQYQAKFVQSLDLPMLQFISEDEKMELSQELYQTISPQLQFQLNLTDEMQRRQYFQNERFIKLPFESVIDLVGSRQVFLKKGFAYLPQFQQLNLLSREFAQRLEEELLRTFQHLPHLNEDDRLIPILTHLSTGYTISDYQQYSHEFGSDAQEGEINSQNVYSKEISSNFPLCAKNLFSGLQQHHHLRYNGRQQLSFFLKGIGLNADDALKFWSEAFTARGGNMTQDKFNKEYRYNFRHNYGLEGSRISYRVWDCRTILSKPRPARGEFHGCPYRDWNVDKLTSELSSMKLTSTQVSSVLESCQKNEFTIACTKVFESTHGQTGMEVDDQTHIAHPNLYFERSRQWQKKHSNETE, from the coding sequence ATGTGTAGGATAATAAGCACACTTGGTGAACTTCACCAATCCTTAAACTTAATCAATCATAGCTCCAGGCAGATCAAGATGTTTAGACAGAACAAAAAGAGAATCTCTTCACGCAGACATTTTAGCGATGACAATAGCGGATCACAGTTTATTATGGGCCAACCTGGTTCAGAGGCAGAAAGAAGGCTTTACGATAAGATATATGAATCAAAACTATCATTTTATGAGCTACCGCCTCAAGGTGAAATAACTTTAGACCAGTTTGAAATTTGGGCTATCGATAGACTCAAAGTGCTATTAGAGTTAGAATCCTGTGTCGCTAGAAATAAGACCGCCAAAGAAACAGAAACTATAGTAAAACCCTTATTACAAAAGTTACTACCCTTTAATACAGACAGTTTagaagataaaaagaaGGATTACTACTcacattttattttaagACTATGCTTCTGTCGAACCAAGGATTTAAGAGATAAGTTTCTAAGGGCAGAGACACTGCTATTTAAATTAAGATTCAACATGTTAACTTCTCAATACCAGGCCAAATTTGTACAATCGCTAGATCTGCCCATGTTACAGTTCATctcagaagatgaaaaaatggaaCTATCACAGGAGTTATACCAAACGATATCACCACAATTACAATTCCAATTAAATCTAACCGATGAGATGCAAAGAAGGCAgtatttccaaaatgaaaGATTTATCAAACTACCATTTGAAAGTGTCATTGATTTGGTTGGTTCTAGACAAGTTTTCTTAAAGAAAGGGTTTGCATATCTACCACAATTCCAACAATTAAACCTACtatcaagagaatttgCCCAAAGACTAGAAGAGGAGTTGTTAAGAACTTTCCAACACTTACCGCATCTCAATGAAGACGACAGGTTAATCCCAATCCTAACCCATTTATCCACTGGCTATACGATCTCAGATTACCAACAATATTCTCACGAATTTGGATCAGATGCTcaagaaggtgaaattaaTTCTCAAAACGTCTACTCCAAGGAAATTTCATCTAATTTCCCATTATGCGCCAAAAATTTATTCAGTGGATTACAACAACACCATCATTTACGTTATAATGGTCGTCAACAATTGAGTTTTTTCCTCAAAGGTATTGGTTTAAATGCTGATGATGCACTCAAATTTTGGTCAGAAGCGTTTACCGCTAGAGGGGGCAATATGACACAGGACAAGTTCAATAAAGAGTACAGGTACAACTTTAGGCATAATTATGGGTTAGAGGGTAGTAGAATTAGCTACAGAGTATGGGATTGTAGAACCATTTTATCCAAACCAAGACCTGCTCGTGGTGAATTTCACGGTTGTCCCTACAGAGATTGGAATGTAGATAAGTTGACATCAGAATTATCATCTATGAAATTGACATCGACACAAGTTAGTAGCGTATTGGAATCATGTCAAAAGAATGAGTTTACCATTGCCTGTACAAAAGTCTTTGAAAGTACGCACGGTCAAACAGGTATGGAAGTCGATGATCAAACTCATATTGCACATCCGAACCTATACTTTGAAAGGTCGAGACAATGGCAAAAGAAACATAGTAATGAAACAGAATAG
- the FMS1 gene encoding polyamine oxidase (similar to uniprot|P50264 Saccharomyces cerevisiae YMR020W FMS1 Polyamine oxidase converts spermine to spermidine which is required for the essential hypusination modification of translation factor eIF-5A also involved in pantothenic acid biosynthesis) encodes MAIKDKTVVIIGAGISGLKAASKLYEEGVKNCVVLEARDRIGGRLHTIQGYQGRKYDLGGSWHHDTLINRLFAEEAKLALQEGKPRFVFDDDSPIYIDGERGHLESDGYLRLEVILDEFIKFVYLIFNQNLGVPDCSYKEMVHRYIYEKREFLTDGQIRYLPQLARFMELWHGVDWEMLSGRDSVYDSQGRNAFVLHYESVINRIAQSFPQDWLQVSTPVKSIKRSKGVIVTTDEDEYHCDYTIVTIPQSVLELSLHDEDQPGKISFQPPLNPRIQEGFTKSHFGSLGKVVFEFEKCTWSDATTRVVVLSHSSDHIAQQVRSADDWATFWKAADHHEESIKPWDHPLFFLNLPRSTGVPSLVVLMQAPLTQYIESLPNKQLVFEFFEPILNKFMAAMGCSQPVINAIDKTDVKSPNADSPVLQGIIVTNWSSDPYSRGAYTVCFPGDDAIDMVTAMMGGQDSRIRFAGEHTILDGAGCAYGAWESGIREAEYIRERL; translated from the coding sequence ATGGCTATTAAGGACAAGACCGTTGTTATAATTGGTGCTGGTATTTCAGGGTTGAAAGCAGCTTCAAAGCTTTATGAAGAAGGCGTTAAGAACTGTGTTGTGTTGGAGGCAAGAGACAGAATTGGTGGACGTTTGCATACGATACAAGGTTATCAAGGCCGTAAATACGATTTAGGTGGGAGTTGGCACCATGACACTTTAATAAACAGGTTATTTGCCGAAGAGGCCAAATTGGCTTTACAAGAGGGTAAACCCAGGTTTGTATTTGACGATGATAGCCCGATATATATCGATGGTGAAAGAGGTCATTTGGAAAGTGATGGATACTTGAGATTAGAGGTCattttggatgaatttatcaaatttgtCTACTTGATATTTAATCAAAATTTAGGAGTCCCTGATTGTTCTTATAAGGAAATGGTTCATAGATACATCTATGAGAAACGTGAATTTCTAACGGACGGTCAAATTAGATATCTACCGCAACTGGCAAGGTTCATGGAATTGTGGCATGGTGTTGATTGGGAAATGCTTAGTGGGAGAGATTCGGTCTACGATAGCCAGGGTAGAAACGCCTTTGTTTTGCACTACGAAAGCGTGATAAACCGTATCGCCCAAAGTTTCCCACAAGACTGGTTACAAGTTTCTACCCCCGTCAAATCCATTAAAAGATCTAAAGGTGTTATCGTGACTACtgacgaagatgaataCCACTGTGATTACACAATCGTTACCATTCCCCAAAGCGTTTTAGAGTTATCATTGCATGATGAGGATCAGCCAGGTAAGATATCATTTCAACCACCATTAAACCCTAGAATCCAGGAAGGATTTACTAAATCGCATTTTGGGTCATTGGGTAAAGTTGTCTtcgaatttgaaaaatgtacCTGGTCTGATGCTACTACTAGAGTTGTTGTATTAAGTCATTCATCTGATCACATTGCGCAACAAGTTCGTAGCGCTGACGATTGGGCAACATTTTGGAAAGCTGCCGACCATCACGAAGAAAGTATTAAACCATGGGACCAtcctttgttctttttgaatttgCCAAGATCAACTGGTGTGCCTAGTTTAGTCGTGTTGATGCAAGCGCCTTTGACCCAATACATTGAATCGTTACCTAACAAACAGCTTGTATTTGAGTTTTTCGAGCCAATACTAAATAAGTTCATGGCTGCAATGGGATGTTCTCAGCCTGTAATCAATGCTATAGATAAAACAGACGTAAAATCACCAAATGCAGACTCGCCAGTGCTTCAAGGGATTATCGTTACCAACTGGAGCTCGGACCCATACTCGAGAGGTGCCTACACCGTATGCTTCCCCGGTGATGATGCGATCGACATGGTTACTGCCATGATGGGTGGTCAAGATTCTCGTATCAGATTTGCGGGTGAGCATACTATTCTAGATGGCGCGGGATGTGCATACGGTGCTTGGGAGAGCGGTATACGTGAGGCCGAATATATCAGGGAGAGGCTTTGA
- the MAC1 gene encoding Mac1p (similar to uniprot|P35192 Saccharomyces cerevisiae YMR021C MAC1 Copper-sensing transcription factor involved in regulation of genes required for high affinity copper transport), protein MIIFDSEKYACASCIRGHRSSTCRHTDRMLVKVRSRGRHASMDIRKVIIVETDSQVTPDESSPSCDKCYSDSKNECEKMNRQPILFLRTRKTQRAILADGNLQIIVENDAKPQDGSDKPHPPFKYISEKDFLRMHLVNEREPSSCGCGKNNKKSKEDITKVEPALETPLPPTAPLVPSADSAFPMENVPQNDFNSKDPFALNADPKQMVELLTHKGLFLSTQCSCEEGHCVCANCLLHRNEEELSSYIQRSGVPLTNMGEAQLSNPMMVGTGSCNCPPEDCECESCPDHPCENMSFNKLLLTGLLNAPLRRKTNIVYKGKLIPSQYWWDFLKLHIPLMGDSQLESLDIIGWFERIVSIYEHQLADANANVASVPQSLFAL, encoded by the coding sequence ATGATAATCTTTGACAGCGAGAAGTATGCCTGTGCGTCGTGTATCAGGGGACACAGATCTTCAACATGTAGACACACGGATAGAATGTTGGTAAAAGTTCGCAGTAGAGGTAGACATGCATCTATGGATATTAGAAAAGTTATCATCGTGGAAACAGATTCTCAAGTTACACCGGATGAAAGTTCGCCGTCGTGTGACAAATGTTATAGTGACTCTAAAAATGAATGTGAAAAGATGAACCGCCAACCAATTTTATTCCTAAGGACTAGAAAAACTCAGAGGGCTATTTTGGCTGATGGAAATCTGCAAATTATTGTGGAGAATGATGCTAAGCCTCAAGATGGTTCAGATAAACCTCATCCGCCTTTCAAATACATTTCTGAAAAGGACTTCCTGCGAATGCATTTGGTTAATGAAAGGGAACCTAGTTCATGTGGTTGtggtaaaaataataaaaaatcCAAGGAAGACATTACAAAGGTAGAGCCTGCTCTTGAGACTCCACTACCACCTACAGCACCGCTAGTACCTTCAGCAGATAGCGCCTTTCCCATGGAAAATGTACCGCAGAACGACTTTAACTCCAAGGATCCGTTTGCACTGAATGCGGATCCAAAGCAGATGGTGGAACTTTTAACTCACAAGGGTCTATTTCTAAGTACACAGTGCTCCTGCGAGGAAGGTCACTGTGTATGCGCCAATTGTCTGCTTCACagaaatgaagaagaattaagCTCGTACATCCAAAGGAGTGGTGTTCCTCTAACTAACATGGGGGAAGCTCAACtatcaaatccaatgatGGTGGGTACAGGCTCATGCAACTGTCCGCCGGAAGATTGTGAGTGTGAATCATGCCCTGATCATCCTTGTGAAAATATGTCATTCAACAAATTGCTACTAACGGGATTACTCAACGCACCTCTAAGGCGTAAGACTAATATTGTTTACAAGGGCAAACTAATACCGTCCCAATACTGGTGGGATTTTCTCAAGCTACACATACCTCTTATGGGAGATTCTCAGTTGGAATCGTTAGACATAATCGGCTGGTTCGAAAGAATCGTTTCCATTTATGAGCATCAGTTGGCAGATGCCAATGCAAACGTCGCAAGTGTTCCCCAATCGCTCTTTGCACTGtaa
- the UBC7 gene encoding E2 ubiquitin-conjugating protein UBC7 (highly similar to uniprot|Q02159 Saccharomyces cerevisiae YMR022W QRI8 Ubiquitin conjugating enzyme involved in the ER-associated protein degradation pathway requires Cue1p for recruitment to the ER membrane proposed to be involved in chromatin assembly) produces the protein MSKTAQKRLLKELQQLMKDSSTGIVAGPRSENDLFVWDCLIQGPPDTPYEGGIFNAKLEFPKDYPLSPPKLTFTPSILHPNIYHNGEVCISILHSPGDDPNMYELAEERWSPVQSVEKILLSVMSMLSEPNVESGANVDACILWRDNRPEFELQVKRSILQSLGF, from the coding sequence ATGTCAAAGACTGCTCAAAAACGTCTACTCAAGGAACTACAGCAACTCATGAAGGATTCCTCAACTGGAATCGTGGCGGGACCACGTTCAGAGAACGATCTGTTTGTTTGGGATTGTTTGATCCAAGGTCCGCCAGATACCCCTTATGAAGGTGGTATTTTCAACGCTAAGCTAGAATTCCCAAAGGATTATCCACTGTCGCCTCCAAAGCTTACATTTACCCCAAGTATTCTGCATCCAAATATATACCACAATGGTGAAGTTTGCATTTCTATTCTACACTCGCCAGGTGATGATCCAAACATGTACGAATTGGCTGAAGAACGCTGGTCACCAGTACAGAGCGTAGAAAAGATTCTTTTAAGTGTTATGAGTATGCTAAGTGAACCTAATGTCGAGTCAGGCGCGAATGTGGATGCCTGCATTCTTTGGAGGGATAACAGACCGGAGTTCGAACTTCAAGTTAAGAGATCAATACTACAGTCTCTAGGGTTCTAA
- the DCW1 gene encoding putative mannan endo-1,6-alpha-mannosidase (similar to uniprot|P36091 Saccharomyces cerevisiae YKL046C DCW1 Mannosidase GPI-anchored membrane protein required for cell wall biosynthesis homologous to Dfg5p), giving the protein MLLCKLWVFGFLASWFPSASALDIDLNDFKTLQNASALVAKGLMDYYTGDQYGQTIGMFSWPYYWWEAGGAWNTLIDYWFYMKNDTYNDKVTEALLYQSGDNHDYVPLNQSTVEGNDDQAFWGIAVLNAAERKFPNPPDDQPQWLYLGQAVFNTMALRWDTATCGGGLRWQIFTWNTGYDYKNTVSNGALFHIAARLAYFTGNSSYVDWAERVYDWMHDVKLIEPENDDNKYVYDGVDVSNNCSGPVTRIVWTYNHGLVLSGCAYLYKETGDKIWYNRSKAFLETAAKLFYNDSILYEYSCQQSKTCNVDQRSFKSYYSTFLAATAQLIPDFREQIMKVVNATAYAAAQACVGGYDGHTCGINWNQKGWDGQYGLGEQMAALEALVVTQAMNKPAPYNSTNGGNSTGDGAAGTQTAPTNLKPLHITAGSRAGAGIITCVVGFSIIASFLWLVM; this is encoded by the coding sequence ATGCTACTGTGTAAACTTTGGGTTTTTGGATTTCTGGCTTCCTGGTTTCCCTCGGCGTCAGCACTTGATATTGATCTGAACGACTTCAAGACTTTACAAAATGCTTCAGCACTAGTTGCCAAGGGTCTTATGGATTACTACACGGGTGACCAATATGGTCAGACTATTGGTATGTTTTCTTGGCCGTACTATTGGTGGGAAGCAGGTGGTGCCTGGAATACATTGATTGATTACTGGTTTTACATGAAGAATGATACTTATAACGATAAAGTGACAGAAGCACTGCTCTACCAAAGTGGTGATAATCATGATTATGTTCCGTTGAATCAATCTACTGTGGAAGGTAATGATGATCAAGCCTTTTGGGGGATTGCAGTGTTGAATGCTGctgaaagaaaattccCTAATCCGCCTGATGATCAACCACAATGGCTTTATTTAGGGCAAGCTGTTTTCAATACAATGGCTTTGCGTTGGGATACTGCAActtgtggtggtggattacGTTGGCAAATTTTTACGTGGAACACTGGTTATGATTATAAGAATACGGTTTCCAATGGTGCTCTTTTCCACATTGCTGCTAGATTGGCATATTTTACAGGTAACAGTAGTTATGTAGATTGGGCTGAAAGAGTTTATGATTGGATGCATGACGTTAAATTAATTGAACcagaaaatgatgataataaatACGTTTATGACGGTGTGGACGTATCAAATAATTGTAGCGGACCTGTGACGAGAATCGTTTGGACCTATAACCATGGTTTAGTACTATCAGGTTGTGCCTACCTTTACAAAGAGACTGGTGATAAAATATGGTACAATAGATCAAAAGCTTTCCTAGAAACTGCTGCAAAGCTCTTTTACAATGACAGTATTCTTTATGAATACAGTTGTCAACAGTCTAAGACTTGTAATGTAGATCAaagatctttcaaatcataTTATTCCACATTTTTGGCCGCTACTGCACAGCTCATACCAGATTTTAGAGAACAAATCATGAAAGTGGTCAACGCAACTGCTTATGCTGCGGCTCAAGCCTGTGTTGGTGGTTATGATGGCCATACTTGTGGTATAAACTGGAATCAAAAAGGTTGGGATGGTCAATACGGTTTAGGTGAACAGATGGCTGCGTTGGAGGCACTTGTGGTCACACAGGCGATGAATAAACCCGCTCCTTACAATAGTACTAATGGTGGTAACTCTACCGGTGATGGTGCAGCAGGTACCCAAACGGCACCAACTAACCTGAAGCCATTGCATATTACAGCTGGATCAAGAGCAGGAGCAGGTATTATTACCTGTGTCGTTGGGTTCTCTATCATTGCATCATTTTTATGGTTGGTGATGTGA